The DNA segment CCTACTTCCTGCTCTGACCGGTCTCCGACTGAACCAGCGGCGGAACGGATGCTTTTGTGAACCCTTAGTTCGTCCACACCCTCCCCTCACCTGACACGCAACCTATCCTCCAACCTATCCTTCGATAGGCGACAGGCCGCGCTTGGTTGCGGTAGACTGGGGCTGTCATTAGGGCGCTGCGGCCACTGAGCAACAGCCGGCGCTTGGCGCCATGTGAGACCCAAAGGAGTTGACGTATGGACCGCCACGATTATCAAATCCGCGTGCAAGGTCACCTGGATGAGCGCTGGTTCCGCTGGTTCGACAGACTGACGCTCAGCCTGACGCCCGCCGGCGAGACCATCATCACCGGCGCAGGGCTGGATCAGGCCGCCCTGCATGCCATTCTCAATCGGATGCGCGACCTGGGGCTGGAGTTGATTTCCATCCAGCGCGCCCCGGCGCAGACCGAACCAGATCAAGAAAGGAAACCAGAATGAACACTCCTCAACGACTGAAGCGATTTGGAGGTCGCATGATTCTTCTGCTTGCCGTCATCATCGTTCTACTGGCGACGATCGTCATCGGTTCGCAGTGGACCGCCCACACCCCCGCCATCACCGGCGCGGACGGGAAGCCCCTGCCCGGCAGCATCGCCGCGCTGGAGAAGGTCAAACTCGGCGGCGTGGATCAGTGGCTCATCGTCCGCGGACAGGATGTACACAAGCCGGTCCTGCTCTTCCTCTCCGGCGGTCCCGGCGCCAGCGAAGCGGCACGCGTCCTGCGCTTCAACAGCGAACTGGAGCAGCATTTCGTGGTCGTCATCTGGGAGCAGCGCGGCTGCGGCAAGTCCTACCCGGCGCTGAACCCGAAAGCGGCGTTGACCGTTGACCAGTACGTTGCAGACCTCATCGAACTGACCGACCTGCTGCGTGGACGCTTCGATGAGCAGAAAATCTACCTGGTGGGGCATTCCTGGGGCACCATCATCGGCGTGCGCGCCGCCCAACAGCGCCCCGACCTGTTCCACGCTTACGTCGGCACGTCGCAAATGGTGGATATGCAGGAAACCGACCAGATGATCTACGACATGGTACTGGAGCACTCCCGCCAGAGCGGCGACGCCAAGTTCGTGGCGACGCTGGAAAAGCAAGGCCCGCCGCCCTACTTCGGCAAAAGCCCCATCCAGCCCTATGCCACTCTGTTTGGGCGCGAGTATGCCCTTTTCGAAGCCCCCAATATCAAAGACCCGGAATACCGCCGTGACGGCGACATCCTGATGCTGATGCTCAAACAGCCCGAGTACGGCTGGCTGGACCGGATCTACTACCTGCTGGGCCTAATGAACACCTTCAATGTGGTCTATCCGCAGTTGCAGGAGATGGACTTCCGCCAGGACGCAACCCGCCTCGCCCTGCCGGCGTACATCGTGCTGGGACGCCACGACATGAACAATCCATCCCAGATTCCCGAAGAATACTTCAACCTGCTCGAAGCGCCGAGCAAGCAACTGGTCTTCTTTGAAAACTCCGGGCACGGCATGATTTGGGAGGAGGCTGACAAGTTCCACAGCCTAATGGTGGATACCGTCCTTGCTGAAACGTACAGATAGATGGAGAATTCCATGACGACTACCCTGCAAACTACTTCCGTAGAAAGGAATCCGAAATGAACAAAGTTAAACTCTTCTTCGCAGTGCTGATCCTTATCCCCCTGCTCATCGCCGCCCTGATTGGCTTTCGCTGGTGGCAGGCGAGGCAGGCAGTGGCCGACGCGTGGACGAATTTCGACGCCCATGCGCCCGCCCTGGCGACGACTTCCAGCCTGGAAATCATCCCGCTGTACGAGGCGGCGAGCGCCAGCCCCGACTTCAGCAGCGGACATGGCGTCTCATACCTGATCCGCACCGACTCAGCCACCATCCTGCTGGATGTCGGCGACAATCCCGATGGGCTGACCGTCGCGCCTTTCGCGCAAAATATGCAGGCCCTGGGCATCGCCTGGGATGAAGTCTACCGGGCGGTGATTTCCCATCCCCACCCCGACCACGTCGGCGGATTGACGGCCTGGCGCCAGCGCACAATTTCGTTTGGCGAACTGCCCGGCGGATTGGGCGAGCGGCTGGTGTTTGTCCCGCATGTGACGACCTACAAAGGCGCGGTTCATGCCACCATCCCCACCCTGCCCGCGCCCGACATCGCCACGACCGGCGTCATTTCCTATCTGGAAGCCTGGCCGCTGGCGCTGTTCGCGGCCAAAGGCGGCGAACAAGCGTTGGTGGTGCATGTCGCCGGTCACGGATTGGTGTTGATTACCGGCTGCGGGCATCCCGGCCTGGAACGGCTGGTGGCGCGCGCCGAGTCCCTGTACGGCGCGCAGGTTGTCGGTGTGGTCGGCGGCCTGCACTACACCAACGCAACCGCGCAAGATGTTCAACCACAGATACAGATCCTGCAATCCCGCCGGGTCAGCCTGGTCGCCCTCTCGCCGCACGACAGCGGACCGGAAGCCCTGTCCGCGTTCGAGAGCGCCTTCCCTGGCGCATATCACACCCTGAAGGTTGGCGAAGCCATCCAGTTTCCCTGAACGGAATCATGTTCCCATTCAACTTACGAAAGGCACGAAGCGTGATGTGGATCGTCCTCGGCTCTTTCCTGGCAATCAGTCTTGTTTTACTGGGCATCCTGTTCGCCTGGAGTCCCGGTCAGCCGCAGCCCTTCCTCGATGAAACCGGGGAGCCGCTGGCCGGCAGTCTTTCAGAGAAAATCCACGTCGAAATCAACGGTGTGGAACAGGGCCTGTTCATCAAGAGCAGAAACATCCACACCGTCCACGCCCATCTTAGCCACCAAACTTTATATTCCCCCACCGCGGCCCAAAGTCGTCCTCCGCCCCCGCCTAACGAGGGTCTGCACGGCAAACTGACCCTCATCTCTGCCGCCGCCGGCTTTGGCAAAACCACGCTGGTCAGCGAATGGGTCTCTGAAAGGATGAAGGATGAAGGATGAAAGAAGAAAAGAATCTTCATCCCTCATCCCTCAGCCTTCGTTCGAGCCACTGAGCGGCCGCGAGTTGGAAATCCTGAAGCTGATCACCCAGGGACTCTCGAACCGGGAGATCGGCGAACGGCTGTTCCTGGCCCTGGACACGGTTAAAGGGCACAACCGCCGGATCTTCGACAAACTCCAGGTGCAAAGCCGCACCGAAGCCATTGCCCGCGCCCGCGAGCTGGGCTTGCTGTAACCCCAAGTGTTCGTCTTCCTCGACACTCTCCCCCTCCATAAATTCAAAACAACACCTCCCACCAACACCAAAGTGTCTATACAACAACACCGTCGCGCCTGTATATTACCTGTGCCTTGAGCAAGCGGCTCAACCGGCGAACATCGGACAGGACAGGTGCAAGGTCATGGCGAACGAACTCGAACCAACAACTGATCCAAGCCAGCCCGCGGTCTATCAGATCAGGCTCAAGGGCCATCTGGGGCGCCGAGTGGGCAGACTGGTTTGGCGGCCTGACCATCACGCTGGCAGAGGACGGCGATACGCTTCTGACCGGCCCCGTGGTTGACCAGGCCGCGCTGCACGGCCTGCTCAAGAAAGTGCGTGATCTGGGCATGCCTTTAGTCTCGGTCTGTCCCGTCAAACCCAAGCCCCCCGACGACGCTTGCGGGGTCAGGCCAGGCAGACGCGCCAGATGTCAAATCGTAAGACTCATCCAGATCGTTTACGCCAAAATCAAGCAGAAAACAAGGAGATAAAAATGAACACAAACAATAGGACCACCGAAAGGAAGATGTGAAGATCTGTGAAGATGAAGCTTTCCGCCCTGTGGGCGGCTCTCATGTTCTTGTACATCTATGGTGACTCTTTTCGTTGCACAGCCTGGTCTGATGGTCTTAGGAAGTGATCACGGGAACGAATGGGTTCATTCCAAGTCACGCAGGCCTTTTTGTTGACCGCGCGATCATGATGCAGATCCCTGCCGTCATGGTTTTCCTGCCCCTGGCGATTGAAGCCCGGGGTCGAGCGCTGGGCGAACATCATCCTGGGGGCGCTCTACACGGCTATTCAATATGGGAACCTGGTCGGGGAAACCTGCACGCTTTCTACCTGCTCTTCGGCATAGTGGAGATGGCCTGCAAGCTTTTGATCGTCTGGTATGCCTGGAAGTGGCGCAACCCTGAAAGTCTCGCAGCAAGCGTCAGTCAGAGGGAACAAATCAGAACACAACAGGGTTGCGCGGCGGCGCTGACCGGGGCTTTTGGTCAGGCATGGACTGACGAAGTCTAAAGGAGACCAGCGATGAAACAACGAAGTCCAGGAACAGAGAAGGACCGCAAGGGGGCCGCGTGCCGCCCCCCCGCCCGGGGGGGGGGGGGGGGGGGGGCGGGGGGGGGGGGGGGGGGGGGGGGCTTCCCTCAAGCATAATTCAGATAGATTCAACATTAAAGGAGCTAAACATGAAATCCTTGCAGAAATCTGGCGGTATCGCCGCGCTGTACCTGGCAGTCGCGTACCTGATCGGAATGGTCCTCTTTCTCGTCGTTCTGGACTACCCCAGCATCACCGACCCGGCCCAAAAGGTGGCCCTGCTCGTCAGAATGCAGATGGTCATCTTCTCGACCAACCTGCTCATGTACGTGTTTTTCGGCGTCGTTCTGATCGTCCTGGCGCTGGCGTTGTACGACCGGTTGAAGTCCGGCGCACCGGCGCTCATGCAGGTGGCAACCGTGCTCGGGATCATCTGGGCCGGCTCGCTGATCGCCAGCGGCATGGTCGCCAATGCCGGGATCGCCCCTGTCGTCGCGCTCTATGCCACAGACCCGGCCCAGGCTGCGTTGACCTGGCAGGCGATAGAAACCGTGGCAGGCGGGCTGGGCAACGCCAACGGCGAAATCCTGGGCGGCCTGTGGGCGCTGCTGGTCAGCGTGGCCGCGCTGCGGGCCGGCGGGCTGCCCAAGGGCCTGAACATCCTCGGGTTGTTGGTGGGCGCGGTGGGCATCCTCTCGCTGATCCCAGGGTTGACCGAACTGCTGATCGGGGTTTTCGGCTTGAGCCAGATCATCTGGTTCGTCGGGCTGGGGATTGTGCTGCTGCGCAGCAAGCCAGGCCGGACGGCGTAAAAGTGACAGGGTTGGCAACTGTTCGACAGTTGCCAACCCTCAGGAGAGAGCAAAATGAATTCCGTCAATAAGTCCGCAAGAATGGCTGGATTGCTGTATCTGATTTACATGGTGGTTCACATCCTCGCAGATGTGATTGGGCGTTCCAGGCTGATTGTACTCGGAGATGCCGCGACAACCGCCAGGAATATCGCGGCGTCGGCAGGGCAATTCCGTATCGGCATTATGGGCGATCTGGTTGCGGCGGTGCTTTTTCTGCTGGCAGCCTGGGCTTTGTACGCGCTGCTGAAGCCGGTCAACGAGAACATCGCCTTGCTGTTCCTGCTGTTGAACCTGGGCGGTGTCGCCATCCAGTGTTTCAGCGATCTCTTCTTGTTTGCCGGCCAACTGCTTCTGAGCGGCGCTGATTATCTAAAAGTATTCCCGGCCGATCAACTGTCGGCGCTGGCCATGCTATCCCTGGTTCTGCACAAAAATGGGTTCGCGATTGCCCAGATTTTCTACGGCGCCTGGCTCTTCCCGCTGGGTTATCTGGTCTTCAAGTCGGGCTTTCTGCCCAGGATCCTGGGCATTGTGTTGATGCTGCATTGCGCTTTCTGGCTGATGACTGCGCTTCAGTTTTTCCTCTTCCCAGGCCTCGCGGCAATCACCTATATCAGTTGGCCGCTTGGCTTTATTGCGGAATTTGGGCTGACGTTGTGGCTTCTGATCATGGGCGCCAAAGGGCAGAAACCGGCCGCAAACGAGGCCGGCTGATGGCCGGAACAGGTCCTGGTGACCGCCAACCGAAAAGGATGAGCCTCTGATGAAAACGATGGCAGGCACAACCTCCGAACCGCTGGAAGTTCTTCAGCCCGAGGAGCGGGCCAGGCACAATGAAGCCTTTGCCGAGCTAGGGCGCGGCGTGCAGGCGGCGCTGGAGACCTATGCCAACGTCCACCGCGGCAGCGGCCATAACTCGCTGGCCTCCACGCACTTGTACGAGCAGGCCCGCGAGATTGTCCTGGATGATCTGGGGCTGGATCAGGACCGACACACCGTCATCTTTTGCTCTCCCAGGCGGGCGGAGCTGCTCCAGGCGCGATTCGGGCGGATGCGTTGCCACACTGTGTCCAGCCGGGATATCGGCCTGCCCCTGGGTCTGCGGGCGGTGGCTGTCGCACGAAATGCGTTGCCCGCAGGCGCGCCCCTCCAGCCGGGCGGCGGCACCGCCCGGCTCGTCTCCCATGGTTGGGTCATCTGGGCCAGGGGGGCGGACAAGTTCGAGGCCGGCACACCGGCCGTTGTTAACGTCATTGCCTTTGCCCGGGCGCTGCAGTTGATCCGGCAGTTCGGCAAGGACGCATTTCTTGCAGCGAACACCGAAAGACAGACGGCGGCTGACATCCTGTATCACGACGAGCTGGAGAAATTCTCCGGGCGGGAGCTGCTGGATGCACTCCGGCCGACCCTGATCGGTCAAAGGGTTCCCGTCCCGACGCTGGCAGGCACCAGGCCCTTCATCAATCTGGATAATGGCGCCAGCACTCCTACATTCACGCCGATATGGAACGCGGTCTGCCAGGCCTGGCGTCTTCCGGAGCAGGTGCAGCGGGAGATTGTCCGGGAGGTCAAGTCCATTTGCGCCGGGGTGCTGGGCGCGCCTCCGGCAGACTACGACGTGATTTTTACATCCAACACCACCGAGGCCATCAACCTGGCCGCCGAAAGCCTGGGGGGTGAAACCAAGAACGGGATCAGGCCGGTCGTGGTGAACACGATCCTGGAACACAATTCGAACGAGCTGCCGTGGCGCAGACTCCCCGGCGTGGCGCTCATCCGGTTCCCGGCCGACGACGAAGGATTCCTGGATTTAGACGCGCTGGAAGCGCTCCTGCGCGCCTACAACCAGGAGGGTCAGCACGGCAACAAGCGCATTCGCCTGGTGGCAATGAGCGGCGCATCGAATGTCCTGGGGGTATTCAACGATCTGGCTGAGATCAGCCGCATCGTACACCGATACGGCGCGCGCCTGCTGGTGGACGCGGCCCAATTGATCGCCCACCGAAAGGTCGAAATGGCAGCCTGCGGGATTGACTATCTCGCCTTCTCTGCCCACAAGGCCTACGCGCCTTTCGGCACGGGGGCGCTGGTGGTGAGAAAGGGGCTGCTTCAATTCTCCTCCGCTGAACTAGTGAGGTGTCGTGATGATTGAATGGTTTGCAGTCCAACCCTGGATAACAGGCGTCGTCACATTCTTTCTGATGTGGAGTGATTGGTTGCTTACAATCAGCCAGGAGCGCGAGCGTCAACTGCATTACTCCGAGCACTATGAAAGTTATCCGATTAACACCATTGAAGGCAACCCTCTGTATCAGAAGGCAGTTCTGGCTCGGCAAATCGTTGATCGTAGGCACATTGTTCCGGCGGCAATTCTCAGCGCGATTGTAGCGTTATCACTGGTTTGGATTCCGGAGGGCTTTCGTATTCTATTGATCGGTTACGTGTGGGGATTATACTTCATTGTGATTACGACTCATTTGAGCAATCTCTTAGGGTATAGAGCCGCTCGTCGCGGGCTTCACGGAAAACTCTATTTGCATCAGCGTACGGGGTATGTCATTCAGATGAGCCGTTACGTGGCTCTTGCTAGCTTCCTGATCGTACTGGCGATATGCTCGGCCTCCATGTTCATGCTGGGCGTTGCGATTGCGGGAGTATCTTCAGCAGTCCGACAGCTAGTGGGAATGCGAAAGACCCCTGCCATCGACCCGGCAGATCCAGCCCCAAAGCCCATATGATAGTTGCGGGGTGCATACGCATAGAATGGCTGCTTCGAAGGCGCCAAGTTCTTTATGCGACTGCAGTATCAACAGTCGTGTGCGGCGCAGGTGAGCCGCGAGCCGTTGTGCGCCAAGAAGTTTGGCGTTTCTGACAGGGTGCAAGTGCCTGTGAGGCAAGGGCTACCCCCCCACCCCTATCGAGTGTTGCAGCACTGACGGAGGAACCAGGCCGGTTTGAGGAGTGACCGCCGCAAGGAAAACCTCGGCGTCTATACGCAACGCAACTGGAAGATTGTGACTGGTTTGGGACGCTATTTGATTTCTGGGGGGCGTGTACTTATAATTGATCTATGTCCACGCCCATCTTAGCCACCAAACTTTATATCCCCCTACCTCGGCCTAAACTTGTCCTCCGCCCCCGCCTGATCGAGCGGCTGAACGAGGGTCTCTCTTCGGGATGCAAACTGACCCTCATCTCTGCCCCCGCCGGTTTTGGTAAAACTACGCTGGTCAGCGAGTGGGTGAACAATTTACGGTTTACGAGTGACGATTTTCGATTGGATGCTGCAAACGGAGGCGAAATCGTAAATCGTAAATCTAAAATCGCAAATCGAGTTGCTTGGCTGTCGCTGGACGCAGGGGATAACGATCCCGCACGTTTTCTGACTTACCTTGTCGCGGCTTTGCAGACGATTGCGGGGAATATCGGAGCAGGGGTGTTGGCTGCGCTTGAATCCCCCCAGCCACCGCCCACCGAATCAATTCTGACGGCTCTGCTCAATGAAATCACCACCATCCCGGACAACTTCATCCTCGTCCTTGACGATTACCACCTGGTTGAGGCCATACCGGTTGACCAGGCTCTTGCCACCCTGCTCGATCACCTGCCGCCCCAGATGCACCTGGTCATCGCCACCCGTGAGGATCCACATCTGCCCCTGGCCCGCTTACGCGCCCGGGGCCACTCGACCGAACTGCGCGCTGCCGACCTGCGTTTTACCCCCGCCGAAGCCGCCGATTTTCTCAACCAGGTGATGGGTCTTCACCTCTCAGCGGAAGATATCGCCGCACTAGAGACCCGCACCGAAGGCTGGATTGCCGGCCTGCAACTGGCGGCGCTGTCCATGCGGGGCTATCAAGACGCCGCCAGCTTCATCAAGTCCTTCACCGGCAGCCACCATTTCGTGCTGGACTATCTGATGGAAGAAGTCCTGCAACAGCAGTCCGAAAGCATCCAGACTTTTCTGCTGCGCACTTCAATCCTTGACCGCCTGTGCGGCCCGCTGTGTGATGCTGTTTTGTGTTCTCCTTCTGTTTCCGGACAGGAAACCCTGGAATATCTCGAACGCGCCAACCTGTTCATTGTCCCGCTGGATAACGAACGGTGGTGGTATCGCTATCACCATCTCTTTGGCGAGCTACTGCGCCAGCGTCTGGGAAAACCTAAAGAATTCGCCGAATTCCACCTGCGCGCCAGCCAGTGGCATGAAGAGAACGGCGACCTGGGCGCGGCGTTTTACCACGCCATCGCAGCCGGGGATTTTGTGCGGGCGGCGGGGTTGGCTGAAGCGGCCTGGCAGGGGATGAATGAAAGTTTCCAGTCTGCCGCCTGGCTTGGCTGGGTGAAGAAGCTGCCAGACAAGCTGATCCGCACCATGCCTGTGCTCTGTACCCAGATTGCCCAGGCATTTACGGATACCGGCGAGCTGGAGGCCAGCGAGTTGCGCCTGCAGGACGCTGAACGATGCCTGGATGGTTCGGAATTTACGAACGAAGCGCAGCTTAAACCCCTGCCAGCGATGATCGCTTTGACCCGCGCTTACAACGCCCAGGTGCAGGGCGATCCCGCCGCAACGGTGAAATACGCCGAACTGGCGCTCCAAATCATCCCCGAAGATGACTTTGACCGGCGCGCCCGGGCCACCACCATATTGGAAGTCATCCACTGGGCCAGCGGCAACCTGGAGTCGGTCATCCGGGGGATTGGTGATTCGATGGAGAGATTGACCCAGCTGGGCAATCACGTCATGGTGGTTGCCAGCGCCTTTGCTGTAGCCGACCTGCTGGTGGGTCTGGGGCGCCTGAGCGAGGCCGAGCGGACCTATCAGGATGCCTTGCAACTGGCCGCCCAACACGGCCCGGAGGCTGAACACATCACTGCCCACCATCATCTCGGCCTGTCCATGATCTACCGTCAGCGGGGAGAAGACACCCTCGCCGCTCATCACCTGAAACGAGCCGCCGAATTGGGTCTGCAAACCACCCTGGTGGATTGGCTGTACCGCTGGCATGTGGCCCAGGCCCAATTGAGAGAGGCCGCAGGCGATCTGGAAACCGCCCTGGCCCTGCTCGACGAGGCCAAACGGGTCTATATCCAAACCCTCATACCTGACCTGCGCCCCATTGCGGCCCTGAAAGCGCGCATCTATCTCAAACAGGGGCGGCCCGATAAAGCCCGGGCGTGGGCGGCAGAACGCGGGCTTTCGCTGGCAGATGAAGTCAGCTACTTGCATGAGTTCGAGCACCTCACCCTGGCCCGGCTGGAAATCGCCAACCCACTGGTCAATGCCCTGCTTGCACGCCTGTTGCAAGCCGCCGAAGCGCAAAAGCGCCGGGACAGCGCGCTCGACATCCTGCTGGTGCAGGCGCTGGCCCACGAGGCGCAGGGCAATCGCCCCCAGGCTCTCGCCGCACTGGAACGCGCCCTGGCCCTGGCCGAGCCGGAAGGCTATGTTCGCATCTTTGTGGATGAAGGCGAAGCGATGCGATTGTTGATTGAAAAACAATCGCGCAATCGAGATCATCCGTTGAGCGATTATGTGGACAAACTCCTGGCTGCCTTTACACAACCGGTGGCGGCGCCAAAATCAGCAATCATCCATCAAAAATCAGACATGATAGAGCCTTTGAGTGAACGCGAACTGGAAGTGCTCAAGCTGCTCCGCACCGAATTAAGCGGCCCCGAAATTGCCGGCCAATTGATCGTCTCGCTCAACACCTTTCGTACCCACACCAAAAACATTTTCGACAAACTGGGGGTCAATAATCGCCGGGCGGCTGTCCGCCGGGCCGAGGAACTCGATTTGTTCTAACTGACCCAAGAGCCCCAACTCCGACCCCGACAGGTGTCCTCAAACCATCTGCCGGGGCTTTTTGTTTTCACCAACAATCACAACCTCAATCACATCATGTGGTGATGACGCCTCACCACATCGGGCGGTATCCTTTGGGCAGATAAACAACGAAAGGAAAAACGCGAGGCGCATGATGAGTGACAGACAAACATTCGACCAAAAACATAACCAGCATCAGTGCTACGAAATCCGCCTCAAGGGACACCTGGATGACCGGTGGGCCGACTGGTTTGAGGGACTGACCATCACCTTGGAAGACAACGGCGATACGCTTTTGACCGGGCCTGTGGTCGATCAGGCCGCGTTGCATGGCTTGCTGAAGAAGGTGCGTGATCTAGGCATGCCGTTGGTCTCGGTCACTCCTGTCGAACGCGGCCTCTCAGCTACGTTCGGGACAGGCCAGGCGGACGCGTCAGATGTCAAACCGTAAATGGAGACAAGCTATTTGGAAAGGAGGTTTGCCTTTGATAACATTACCAGCCTAATTCAGCCCCCAGGAACAGGATGGCGACCACAGTTTTCTGCAAGTTCAATTCAATGGAACTCATCAATATCAGGCAAAAAAGGAGATAGACAATGAATATCATCAACAAGACCGCAAGGAATCTGCTAGATGTGAGGATAATCCTTGCAGTGTTATGGGTAGCTGGAATGTTAAGTAGTTTAAATGGAGATACGTACCGCTTATCTGCGGCTACCGAACCTCTCGGAGTACCCCCCGAATTCTTGTTGGTAATGGCAACATTGCTCGTGGGTTCGGTTCTTATGAGTGTCTTGACCCTGACGTTGAAGTCTGCCGTGAGTCGTTGGGCAAACCGCATCATAGGCATACTCTATGCCATGATCAATCTTACCTTTTGGGTTTTGCATCTTCTTGTGTGGCGATCCGCTGGTTATGAGATAGTCTGGTCAACAGCACAAGTTGTGTTTGGCCTACTGGTTGTTTGGTACGCTTGGAAATGGACTAACCCTGAAGTTCAGCCCTCCTAATCGAATCTAGCAAGCACAATACCTTCGCTCAGGAATGGATTGGCGAAGGTATTGTGTTACTCAAGGAGACAAAGTGAAAGCGATTGTATACACAAGATATGGACCGCCAGATGTTCTTCATCTCGAAGAGGTGAAAAAGCCTGCCCTCAATGAAGAAAAAGTGCTGGTAAAAGTCTATGCAGCATCCATCAATGCGGGGGACTGGCATCTGCTGACTGCTGACATCCTTCCCAATGCGTCTGATGGGCGTTGGGCTGTTCAAACCCAAAAACACAATCCTCGGCGCTGACATTGCGGGGTGCGTTGAAGCAGTTGGCAGAAACGTCAAACTGTTTCGGCCAGGGGATGCGGTCTTTGGAGATATTTTTGGGCTTGGCAGTGGCAGTTTTGCCGAATATGTTTCTGTTCCTGAAAGCGCTTTGGCGCTAGAGCCGTCCGATACAAACCCTGATTAGGTTTTGCCGCTTCCGCTTTTTTGAATCTGGGGCGTGTACCTTATAATGGATCTATGTCTACGACAGTTTTAGCCACTAAACTTTATATCCCCCCACCGCGGCCTAAAGTCGTCCTCCGCCCCCGCCTGATCGCGCGGCTGAACGAGGGTCTGCACTGCAAGCTGACCCTCATCTCGGCCCCCGCCGGTTTTGGCAAAACCACGCTGGTCAGCGAGTGGGTGAACAATTTGCGATTTACGAGTGACGATTTTCGATTGGATGCTGCAAACGGAGGCGAAATCGTAAATCTAAAATCGCAAATCGCAAATCGAGTTGCCTGGCTGTCACTGGACGCCGGGGATAGCGACCCCACGCGCTTTCTGGCTTACCTCGTGGCGGCTTTGCAGACTCTCTTTGCCGGCATCGGCGCCGGGGTGATGGCCGCGCTCGAATCCCCCCAGCCGCCGCCCATCGAGCCGCTCCTGACGATCCTGCTCAACCAAATCGCCGCCATCCCGGCTGATTTCATCCTCGTCCTTGACGACTACCACACGATTGACTCCAAACCGGTGGATCAGGCCCTCACCTTTTTGGTCGAACATCAGCCGCCGCAGATGCGCCTGGTCATCGCCACCCGTGAGGATCCGCAGTTTCCCCTGGCCCGCTTGCGCGCCCGAGGGCAAATGACCGAGCTGCGCGCGGCCGACCTGCGGTTTACGCCCGCCGAAGCCGCCGAGTTTCTCAATCGGGTGATGGGC comes from the Candidatus Amarolinea dominans genome and includes:
- a CDS encoding alpha/beta hydrolase, coding for MILLLAVIIVLLATIVIGSQWTAHTPAITGADGKPLPGSIAALEKVKLGGVDQWLIVRGQDVHKPVLLFLSGGPGASEAARVLRFNSELEQHFVVVIWEQRGCGKSYPALNPKAALTVDQYVADLIELTDLLRGRFDEQKIYLVGHSWGTIIGVRAAQQRPDLFHAYVGTSQMVDMQETDQMIYDMVLEHSRQSGDAKFVATLEKQGPPPYFGKSPIQPYATLFGREYALFEAPNIKDPEYRRDGDILMLMLKQPEYGWLDRIYYLLGLMNTFNVVYPQLQEMDFRQDATRLALPAYIVLGRHDMNNPSQIPEEYFNLLEAPSKQLVFFENSGHGMIWEEADKFHSLMVDTVLAETYR
- a CDS encoding MBL fold metallo-hydrolase, encoding MNKVKLFFAVLILIPLLIAALIGFRWWQARQAVADAWTNFDAHAPALATTSSLEIIPLYEAASASPDFSSGHGVSYLIRTDSATILLDVGDNPDGLTVAPFAQNMQALGIAWDEVYRAVISHPHPDHVGGLTAWRQRTISFGELPGGLGERLVFVPHVTTYKGAVHATIPTLPAPDIATTGVISYLEAWPLALFAAKGGEQALVVHVAGHGLVLITGCGHPGLERLVARAESLYGAQVVGVVGGLHYTNATAQDVQPQIQILQSRRVSLVALSPHDSGPEALSAFESAFPGAYHTLKVGEAIQFP
- a CDS encoding DUF4386 family protein codes for the protein MKSLQKSGGIAALYLAVAYLIGMVLFLVVLDYPSITDPAQKVALLVRMQMVIFSTNLLMYVFFGVVLIVLALALYDRLKSGAPALMQVATVLGIIWAGSLIASGMVANAGIAPVVALYATDPAQAALTWQAIETVAGGLGNANGEILGGLWALLVSVAALRAGGLPKGLNILGLLVGAVGILSLIPGLTELLIGVFGLSQIIWFVGLGIVLLRSKPGRTA
- a CDS encoding DUF4386 domain-containing protein; translated protein: MNSVNKSARMAGLLYLIYMVVHILADVIGRSRLIVLGDAATTARNIAASAGQFRIGIMGDLVAAVLFLLAAWALYALLKPVNENIALLFLLLNLGGVAIQCFSDLFLFAGQLLLSGADYLKVFPADQLSALAMLSLVLHKNGFAIAQIFYGAWLFPLGYLVFKSGFLPRILGIVLMLHCAFWLMTALQFFLFPGLAAITYISWPLGFIAEFGLTLWLLIMGAKGQKPAANEAG
- a CDS encoding aminotransferase class V-fold PLP-dependent enzyme, which gives rise to MKTMAGTTSEPLEVLQPEERARHNEAFAELGRGVQAALETYANVHRGSGHNSLASTHLYEQAREIVLDDLGLDQDRHTVIFCSPRRAELLQARFGRMRCHTVSSRDIGLPLGLRAVAVARNALPAGAPLQPGGGTARLVSHGWVIWARGADKFEAGTPAVVNVIAFARALQLIRQFGKDAFLAANTERQTAADILYHDELEKFSGRELLDALRPTLIGQRVPVPTLAGTRPFINLDNGASTPTFTPIWNAVCQAWRLPEQVQREIVREVKSICAGVLGAPPADYDVIFTSNTTEAINLAAESLGGETKNGIRPVVVNTILEHNSNELPWRRLPGVALIRFPADDEGFLDLDALEALLRAYNQEGQHGNKRIRLVAMSGASNVLGVFNDLAEISRIVHRYGARLLVDAAQLIAHRKVEMAACGIDYLAFSAHKAYAPFGTGALVVRKGLLQFSSAELVRCRDD
- a CDS encoding helix-turn-helix transcriptional regulator: MSTPILATKLYIPLPRPKLVLRPRLIERLNEGLSSGCKLTLISAPAGFGKTTLVSEWVNNLRFTSDDFRLDAANGGEIVNRKSKIANRVAWLSLDAGDNDPARFLTYLVAALQTIAGNIGAGVLAALESPQPPPTESILTALLNEITTIPDNFILVLDDYHLVEAIPVDQALATLLDHLPPQMHLVIATREDPHLPLARLRARGHSTELRAADLRFTPAEAADFLNQVMGLHLSAEDIAALETRTEGWIAGLQLAALSMRGYQDAASFIKSFTGSHHFVLDYLMEEVLQQQSESIQTFLLRTSILDRLCGPLCDAVLCSPSVSGQETLEYLERANLFIVPLDNERWWYRYHHLFGELLRQRLGKPKEFAEFHLRASQWHEENGDLGAAFYHAIAAGDFVRAAGLAEAAWQGMNESFQSAAWLGWVKKLPDKLIRTMPVLCTQIAQAFTDTGELEASELRLQDAERCLDGSEFTNEAQLKPLPAMIALTRAYNAQVQGDPAATVKYAELALQIIPEDDFDRRARATTILEVIHWASGNLESVIRGIGDSMERLTQLGNHVMVVASAFAVADLLVGLGRLSEAERTYQDALQLAAQHGPEAEHITAHHHLGLSMIYRQRGEDTLAAHHLKRAAELGLQTTLVDWLYRWHVAQAQLREAAGDLETALALLDEAKRVYIQTLIPDLRPIAALKARIYLKQGRPDKARAWAAERGLSLADEVSYLHEFEHLTLARLEIANPLVNALLARLLQAAEAQKRRDSALDILLVQALAHEAQGNRPQALAALERALALAEPEGYVRIFVDEGEAMRLLIEKQSRNRDHPLSDYVDKLLAAFTQPVAAPKSAIIHQKSDMIEPLSERELEVLKLLRTELSGPEIAGQLIVSLNTFRTHTKNIFDKLGVNNRRAAVRRAEELDLF